One Phoenix dactylifera cultivar Barhee BC4 chromosome 14, palm_55x_up_171113_PBpolish2nd_filt_p, whole genome shotgun sequence DNA window includes the following coding sequences:
- the LOC103720821 gene encoding probable DEAD-box ATP-dependent RNA helicase 48, whose translation MPTAILPATVAIPRLADRSMSSTRFLSGTEQSSFCSFPVKPASPFSSLIIRMGGGPRTYPGGVSKWQWKRMQAKKAKQLLKARLCRERQLYEMRKRAELKAAISELERPWEVVERAPQLFSVSADEQVKALADRFQRAGGFDMWNEKDGPQIFQAPDGLPSARLFPKGVVHSVKPYGIVSGSKESLGEDGSKGGEELRFDDWVARGGGGVSRRRSRRSSNRKGGAGTETIDVEARELDGGSSQVAENMHPSSGNSTFARKFGREDSSAVADQRVLKENVLKGSLEDKDANIEPDGILIRHSNRRQHGIEATDKGESGKMMGIGRNTSSNRRFKGGRISLRPTTDLYSEDDSYRMRDSKYQR comes from the coding sequence ATGCCGACGGCAATCCTTCCAGCAACCGTTGCAATCCCAAGGCTGGCCGATAGGTCGATGTCGTCCACTAGATTTTTGTCCGGTACCGAGCAATCCAGCTTCTGTTCCTTCCCTGTCAAGCCTGCCAGCCCCTTCTCGAGCCTCATTATTCGGATGGGCGGTGGCCCGCGGACGTACCCAGGCGGTGTGTCCAAGTGGCAGTGGAAGCGGATGCAGGCGAAGAAGGCAAAGCAGCTTCTGAAGGCCCGGCTATGCCGTGAACGCCAGCTGTATGAGATGAGGAAGCGCGCAGAGCTTAAGGCTGCCATCTCGGAGCTTGAGCGGCCATGGGAGGTTGTGGAGAGGGCGCCTCAGCTCTTCTCAGTGAGCGCCGATGAGCAGGTGAAGGCGTTGGCTGACCGGTTCCAGCGGGCTGGTGGATTTGATATGTGGAATGAGAAGGATGGCCCCCAGATATTTCAGGCACCCGATGGGTTACCATCCGCAAGGTTATTCCCGAAGGGAGTGGTTCACAGTGTGAAGCCTTATGGGATTGTCTCAGGCTCGAAGGAATCATTGGGAGAAGATGGCTCAAAAGGTGGAGAGGAGCTAAGGTTTGATGATTGGGTTGCAAGAGGAGGGGGTGGTGTCAGTAGGAGGAGATCGAGGAGGTCTTCTAATCGTAAAGGTGGAGCTGGGACAGAGACTATTGATGTTGAGGCCAGGGAGCTGGATGGAGGAAGTAGTCAAGTTGCTGAGAATATGCATCCAAGCTCAGGGAATTCAACTTTTGCAAGAAAATTTGGACGTGAGGATAGCAGTGCAGTGGCGGATCAGAGGGTCTTGAAGGAGAATGTTCTTAAGGGTTCTCTTGAAGATAAAGATGCTAATATTGAGCCAGATGGTATCTTGATAAGGCATAGCAATAGGAGGCAGCATGGAATTGAGGCTACTGACAAAGGAGAAAGTGGTAAGATGATGGGTATTGGAAGGAATACTAGCAGCAATAGAAGGTTCAAGGGAGGGAGAATTTCCTTGCGACCAACCACAGATTTATATTCTGAAGATGATAGCTACCGAATGAGAGATTCAAAGTACCAGAGGTAA